A single region of the Brachypodium distachyon strain Bd21 chromosome 3, Brachypodium_distachyon_v3.0, whole genome shotgun sequence genome encodes:
- the LOC112271881 gene encoding uncharacterized protein LOC112271881: MGFQGMKQIHMLPKINLRFSAWLMQKLDADSMRVVVSDKSSIELTEESVKLVFDLPMGSKIVSQGPAQGLALASEVMAFYGEVTNSHGQKGIHSLKAAEAYLLRPLTEELTELEIGHFQIAFAIFLVGHILAPTCKHDYVCLDFLESLVVPSQIGVFNWCRYVLKHIALAARKLQADLAKGISSINVGGCHLYLQVYYIDQLDLGLLNKPTGVYPRIPLYDYESVWKIIEHLRIDQTGEPMLSVYMAATEEKNLQAVGNEAGFNVARLDTEFGNTPRRTTLPLSLQRCQNSDVTPIRIPPFASPLECGPTQFSSFLKSRYPQHSGTKMPILLREHQARLVLHTNEF; the protein is encoded by the exons ATGGGTTTCCAGGGCATGAAACAGATCCACATGCTCCCAAAAATCAATCTAAGGTTTAGCGCCTGGCTAATGCAGAAGCTGGATGCGGATTCAATGCGTGTCGTAGTGTCTGACAAATCGAGTATTGAACTAACTGAAGAAAGTGTAAAGTTGGTGTTTGATCTGCCCATGGGGAGCAAGATAGTATCGCAGGGACCGGCACAAGGATTGGCGTTGGCGTCAGAGGTGATGGCATTTTACGGAGAAGTCACCAATAGCCATGGACAAAAGGGGATCCACAGCCTCAAAGCTGCTGAAGCATATCTTCTTCGACCACTGACGGAAGAGTTGACGGAATTAGAGATTGGACATTTTCAGATTGCATTTGCTATTTTCTTGGTGGGGCATATACTTGCgccaacatgcaagcatgatTACGTGTGCTTGGATTTCCTTGAGTCCCTTGTGGTACCATCACAAATAGGAGTTTTCAATTGGTGCCGATACGTGTTGAAACACATTGCGCTAGCAGCTCGCAAGTTACAAGCTGATTTGGCGAAAGGCATATCATCGATAAACGTTGGAGGCTGCCACCTGTACTTGCAG GTTTACTACATAGATCAGCTGGATCTAGGATTGCTGAACAAGCCCACTGGTGTATACCCACGGATTCCATTGTACGACTATGAGTCAGTATGGAAGATCATTGAGCACCTTAGAATTGATCAGACGGGAGAGCCCATGCTCAGTGTTTACATGGCCGCCACCGAG GAGAAGAACTTGCAAGCCGTCGGTAATGAAGCAGGCTTTAATGTCGCACGGTTGGATACGGAATTTGGGAATACACCGAGGAGGACGACACTACCATTGAGCCTGCAAAGGTGCCAAAATTCTGATGTGACGCCTATCCGGATCCCACCTTTCGCGAGCCCACTTGAATGCGGTCCTACACAGTTCTCAAGCTTTCTGAAATCCAGATACCCGCAACAT TCTGGGACTAAGATGCCGATATTACTGAGAGAACACCAGGCGCGCCTCGTGCTACACACAAATGAATTCTAG